A window of Drosophila subobscura isolate 14011-0131.10 chromosome E, UCBerk_Dsub_1.0, whole genome shotgun sequence contains these coding sequences:
- the LOC117890398 gene encoding zinc finger FYVE domain-containing protein 9: MDLVDIDQVLDNLELRIAADEQESRNAAAAAAAATATAAATTVDPGHTRPLGDGASASNGGGAAVAPPTKSFVGVSQVFNSLDDYRNNVKSLAVDNQLPSYNWQAEQSLEHARDLDDSFDDINKFSEGQEKRPNEAIVSSSESLTTSSCSTFSSGPSPVSNDSEELEPSALEVVAAMPVDQPVEQPKAVVEDLAVGLSSISISNSTTPGTQSLMPGEVTASSMLGKVLNELSEDLTSTEPETEVTNGLEELPRGESLPSEAPAPPKEPKPKDQMPRRHQPMTFCSTMDDISDTELDSMLQEIDVDENQEEHVEEQQEQQQQVDILEEEISASASASVSPVTEEESVRILSDQETTSNDQLNVDNFSQASTVEFAELKPHEAATAAVPVEDIASLSSTESDSLSGRKLDEEEQTNGDQLPEEEDDSVAADALETQEQRPQRPQTLDLGLNAAQTPPEPTEEAGSLATAEDQQLSQSEVASAPTEDDDESPIYEAVGYSDPHANLGKVPPIWVPDNMAGQCMQCHQKFTMIKRRHHCRACGKVLCSVCCSQKFRLEFANEPESRVCVQCFMILTERAASGGTYPDNASAPTSALPPTPMRSPNPNNPMEYCSTIPPHHQVAASSGAPPPSVIVPVGVLKKTDGSSNSNSSSSDSKKGRKRKSVMFSDGIAPGSELASTMEQQWGEAKQARRGVPRSNGGGQKPPTPATEEPRSSIESATSTTMGLVAQLFRGSIPPSAAAATLTAAEGSSTAGRPTAQTSPRRKAEPVRSRKLPPNGDAQGCYLPVEEHALPPICVASKEAAGSCDVDYKEVRNDGDLLERLQHETLKFILKNNFYVLVKIINMSCCMNRWVLNFTTSGLHHMGSDELIILLEIKPPKQGDLSAGEPAVPRDVFQHLYEIYVEAEHARSSIHELAFTSPRSANFLGSREHGGFIYIRPTYQCLQGVIVPENPYLVGVLIHRHEVPWAKVLPLRLILRLGAQYRYYPCPLISVRGRESVYGEIAQTIINFLVDFRNYSYSLPAIRGLYIHMEDRQMTVIIPRYRQQDVIKAINNASDHILAFAGNFSKVADGHLVCMQNINDDRNEMYAYSTQAINIQGQPRKVTGASFFVLNEALKSSSGLSGKCSIVEDGLMVQIMPAKMEEVRQALRNQTDIDIVCGPIDASEDQCEIVSIKWVDNNRDINVGVKSPIDDMAMEGISNMRVHASFNYSNANYAIRLSDIYIVKCDDWYTTNGGNYADITRIAEQLARSASMALLPFLDLLAAAGINKVGLRATLDQENVCYEAGARGSKLPPLYMNALDNHLIATLHGESSGIQEPIILELVFYILNA, encoded by the exons ATGGATCTGGTGGACATTGATCAGGTCTTGGACAACCTGGAATTACGCATCGCCGCTGACGAGCAGGAGAGcagaaatgcagcagcagcggcagcggcagcgacagcgactgcagcgGCTACAACGGTAGACCCTGGCCACACTCGCCCACTGGGTGACGGAGCCAGTGCCTCCAATGGgggtggagcagcagtggcaccaCCAACGAAAAGCTTTGTGGGCGTCTCTCAGGTGTTCAACAGCCTGGACGACTATCGCAACAATGTAAAATCGCTGGCGGTGGACAACCAGCTGCCCAGCTACAACTGGCAGGCGGAGCAGTCGCTGGAGCACGCGCGCGACCTGGATGACAGCTTCGATGACATCAACAAGTTCAGCGAAGGGCAGGAGAAGCGTCCGAATGAGGCCATTGTCTCCTCCTCCGAGTCGCTGACAACCTCCTCATGCTCCACCTTCTCCTCGGGCCCGTCGCCAGTGAGCAACGActccgaggagctggagcccaGTGCCCTGGAGGTGGTGGCGGCCATGCCAGTGGACCAGCCAGTGGAGCAGCCCAAAGCGGTTGTCGAGGACCTGGCCGTGGGCCTCTCCTCCATTTccatcagcaacagcacaaCCCCAGGGACCCAGTCGCTGATGCCGGGCGAGGTGACAGCATCCTCGATGCTGGGCAAAGTGCTCAACGAGTTGTCGGAGGATCTGACCAGCACAGAGCCGGAAACAGAGGTCACCAATGGTCTGGAGGAGTTGCCGCGCGGC GAATCCCTGCCCTCAGAGGCGCCTGCTCCACCAAAggaaccaaaaccaaaggaTCAGATGCCACGACGCCACCAGCCGATGACATTTTGCTCAACAATGGACGACATTTCCGACACGGAGCTAGACAGCATGCTGCAGGAAATAGATGTGGATGAGAACCAGGAGGAGCACgtagaggagcagcaggaacagcagcaacaggttgACATACTCGAGGAAGAGATctctgcctcggcctcggcctctgTTTCGCCCGTCACCGAGGAGGAATCTGTGCGCATTCTCTCCGACCAGGAGACGACATCCAACGATCAACTGAACGTGGACAACTTCTCGCAGGCGTCCACCgttgagtttgcagagctgaAGCCCCACGAGGCGGCCACAGCGGCGGTCCCAGTCGAGGACATTGCCTCGTTGAGCAGCACAGAGTCGGATTCGCTGTCGGGCAGGAAGCTGGACGAGGAAGAGCAGACGAATGGCGACCAActgccggaggaggaggatgacagTGTGGCTGCGGATGCGCTGGAGACGCAGGAGCAGCGTCCCCAGCGACCACAGACATTGGATCTGGGTCTCAATGCTGCTCAGACGCCGCCAGAACCCACCGAGGAGGCTGGTAGCCTGGCCACTGCTGAGGATCAGCAGCTGTCCCAGTCGGAAGTAGCCTCGGCACCAaccgaagacgacgacgagaGCCCCATCTACGAGGCGGTGGGCTACAGCGATCCGCACGCCAATCTGGGCAAGGTGCCGCCCATCTGGGTGCCGGACAACATGGCCGGGCAGTGCATGCAGTGCCACCAGAAGTTCACGATGATCAAGCGGCGCCACCACTGCCGCGCCTGCGGCAAAGTGCTCTGCTCCGTCTGCTGCTCCCAGAAGTTTCGCCTGGAGTTTGCCAACGAGCCGGAGTCGCGCGTCTGTGTGCAGTGCTTCATGATCCTCACGGAGCGGGCGGCCTCGGGCGGCACTTACCCGGACAATGCCTCCGCTCCGACCTCTGCGCTGCCGCCCACGCCCATGCGCTCGCCCAATCCAAACAATCCCATGGAGTATTGTTCGACGATTCCGCCGCACCATCAGGTGGCCGCCAGCTCGGGCGCACCGCCCCCCAGCGTGATTGTGCCCGTGGGCGTGTTGAAGAAGACGGACGGCAGCTCGAACTCGAATTCCTCCTCGTCGGACAGCAAGAAGGGCCGCAAGCGCAAGAGCGTGATGTTCAGCGATGGCATCGCCCCGGGCAGCGAGCTGGCCAGCACTATGGAGCAGCAGTGGGGCGAGGCCAAGCAGGCGCGTCGCGGCGTGCCCCGGAGCAACGGCGGTGGTCAGAAGCCGCCCACTCCGGCAACGGAGGAACCACGATCCAGTATTGAGagcgccaccagcaccaccatgGGACTGGTGGCCCAACTCTTCCGCGGCTCCATTCCACCAAGCGCCGCAGCGGCCACCCTCACGGCAGCTGAAGGCTCAAGCACAG CTGGTCGTCCCACGGCCCAGACATCGCCGCGTCGCAAGGCAGAGCCTGTGCGCTCACGGAAGTTGCCGCCAAATGGCGATGCCCAAGGCTGCTATCTGCCTGTCGAGGAGCACGCCCTGCCGCCCATTTGTGTGGCGAGCAAGGAGGCAGCCGGCAGCTGTGATGTCGACTACAAGGAGGTGCGCAACGATGGGGATCTACTGGAGCGGCTTCAACACGAGACGCTCAAGTTTATCCTCAAGAACAACTTTTACGTTCTGGTCAAGATCATTAACA TGAGCTGCTGCATGAACCGCTGGGTGCTGAACTTCACCACCTCCGGGCTGCACCACATGGGCAGCGATGAGCTGATTATTCTGCTGGAGATTAAGCCACCCAAGCAGGGTGACCTGTCTGCGGGTGAGCCGGCAGTGCCGCGCGATGTGTTCCAGCATCTGTACGAGATCTATGTGGAGGCGGAGCATGCACGCTCCAGCATCCATGAGTTGGCCTTCACCAGCCCCAGGAGCGCCAACTTTCTGGGATCGCGAGAGCACGGCGGGTTCATCTACATTCGGCCGACATACCAGTGCCTGCAGGGCGTGATTGTGCCGGAGAATCCGTACCTGGTGGGCGTGCTGATCCATCGGCATGAGGTGCCGTGGGCCAAGGTGCTGCCACTGCGCCTGATCCTGCGCCTGGGCGCCCAGTATCGCTACTATCCGTGCCCGTTGATCTCAGTGCGTGGTCGCGAGTCGGTGTACGGAGAGATCGCTCAGACGATCATAAATTTCCTGGTGGACTTTCGCAACTACTCGTACTCGCTGCCCGCCATCCGGGGCCTGTACATCCACATGGAGGACCGCCAGATGACGGTGATCATTCCGCGCTACCGCCAACAGGACGTCATCAAGGCGATCAACAATGCCAGCGATCACATTCTGGCGTTTGCCGGCAACTTCTCAAAGGTGGCCGACGGGCATCTGGTGTGCATGCAGAACATCAACGACGACCGGAACGAGATGTACGCCTACTCCACGCAGGCCATAAACATCCAAGGTCAGCCTAGGAAGGTGACTGGCGCCAGCTTTTTTGTGCTGAATGAGGCGttgaagagcagcagcggcctgTCCGGCAAGTGCAGCATCGTGGAGGATGGCCTCATGGTGCAGATAATGCCCGCCAAAATGGAGGAAGTGCGCCAGGCGCTGCGCAATCAAACGGACATCGACATCGTGTGCGGTCCCATCGATGCCAGCGAGGATCAGTGCGAAATAGTCAGCATCAAATGGGTGGATAACAATCGCGACATCAATGTGGG TGTAAAGTCGCCCATTGATGACATGGCCATGGAGGGCATCTCCAATATGCGTGTCCATGCCAGCTTCAATTATTCCAATGCCAATTATGCTATTCGCTTGAGTGATATTTACATTGTTAAG TGCGATGATTGGTACACAACAAATGGTGGCAACTATGCGGACATTACGCGCATTGCCGAGCAACTGGCAAGAAGCGCCTCGATGGCTCTGTTACCATTCCTCGATCTgcttgcagctgctggcatcAACAAGGTGGGCCTCCGTGCCACGCTCGATCAGGAGAAT GTGTGCTATGAGGCCGGTGCGCGTGGCTCGAAGCTACCTCCACTGTATATGAATGCGCTGGATAACCATCTGATAGCCACGCTGCATGGCGAATCGTCGGGCATACAGGAGCCCATTATCCTGGAGCTGGTGTTCTACATACTAAATGCCTGA